A genomic window from Nomascus leucogenys isolate Asia chromosome 10, Asia_NLE_v1, whole genome shotgun sequence includes:
- the MRPL34 gene encoding 39S ribosomal protein L34, mitochondrial produces MAVLTGSLLGPTSRSAALLGGRWLQPRAWLGFPDAWGLPTPQQARGKARGNEYQPSNIKRKNKHGWVRRLSTPAGVQVILRRMLKGRKSLSH; encoded by the exons ATGGCTGTCTTGACTGGATCCCTGTTGGGCCCCACGAGTAGGTCGGCAGCGTTGCTGGGTGGCAG GTGGCTCCAGCCCCGGGCCTGGCTGGGGTTCCCGGACGCCTGgggcctccccaccccccagcaggcCCGGGGCAAGGCTCGCGGGAACGAGTATCAGCCGAGCAACATCAAACGCAAGAACAAGCACGGCTGGGTCCGGCGTCTGAGCACGCCCGCCGGCGTCCAGGTCATCCTTCGCCGAATGCTCAAGGGCCGTAAGTCGCTGAGCCATTGA